Proteins encoded in a region of the Anoxybacillus amylolyticus genome:
- a CDS encoding NAD-dependent malic enzyme codes for MAIPSGASMHITIRLQFAKQLVSFGDIATTIGQAGGDIVGIDVISSSKTHTVRDITVSVLDSKHADLVVDTLRKTNGVKVINVSDRTFLMHIGGKIEVASKIPIKTRDDLSRVYTPGVARVCTAIAEDPNKAYSLTIKRNTVAVVSDGTAVLGLGDIGPHAAMPVMEGKAMLFKQLAGVDAFPICLDTKDTEEIIQIVKAIAPAFGGINLEDISAPRCFEIEERLKQELDIPVFHDDQHGTAVVLLAGLLNALKIVGKKISDIKVVLTGVGAAGIACTKILLAAGVKNIIGVDRHGAIHRGGEYDNPYWNEYAQLTNPENISGTLSDVIKGADVFIGVSAPGILKVEDVQSMAKDPIVFAMANPIPEIDPELAEPYVRVMATGRSDYPNQINNVLCFPGIFRGALDCRAIEINEEMKLAAAQAIASVVTDEELSETYIIPSVFNSKVAERVREAVIKAAYQTGVARKEDIMFKLE; via the coding sequence ATGGCAATACCAAGCGGGGCGAGCATGCATATTACGATTCGCCTGCAGTTTGCAAAACAGTTAGTGTCGTTTGGCGATATCGCCACAACGATCGGTCAAGCGGGAGGAGATATTGTCGGCATTGACGTTATTTCTTCAAGTAAAACACATACTGTTCGCGATATTACGGTGAGTGTGCTAGATTCTAAGCATGCAGATTTAGTCGTCGATACGTTGCGTAAAACGAACGGCGTTAAAGTTATTAATGTGTCCGATCGGACGTTTTTAATGCATATCGGTGGGAAAATTGAAGTAGCGTCGAAAATCCCAATTAAGACGCGTGACGATTTATCGCGCGTATATACGCCAGGAGTGGCGCGTGTATGTACAGCCATTGCCGAAGATCCAAATAAGGCGTATTCGCTAACGATTAAGCGGAATACGGTGGCGGTCGTCTCCGATGGAACAGCTGTGCTAGGATTAGGGGATATCGGACCGCACGCTGCGATGCCTGTGATGGAAGGAAAAGCGATGCTGTTTAAGCAACTCGCTGGCGTCGATGCATTCCCGATTTGCTTAGATACAAAAGATACAGAAGAAATTATTCAAATTGTCAAGGCAATCGCGCCGGCGTTTGGTGGCATTAATTTAGAAGATATTTCGGCTCCGCGTTGCTTTGAAATCGAAGAGCGGTTAAAACAAGAGCTTGATATTCCTGTGTTCCATGACGACCAGCACGGTACAGCTGTTGTATTGCTTGCCGGATTGTTAAATGCGTTAAAAATTGTCGGCAAAAAAATTAGCGACATTAAAGTCGTCTTAACTGGTGTTGGGGCAGCGGGGATTGCCTGCACGAAAATTTTGCTAGCTGCTGGTGTGAAAAATATTATCGGTGTCGACCGCCACGGCGCGATTCACCGCGGGGGGGAATATGACAATCCATACTGGAACGAATATGCGCAATTAACGAATCCCGAAAATATAAGCGGCACGCTTTCCGATGTCATTAAAGGTGCGGACGTGTTTATCGGGGTATCGGCGCCAGGAATTTTGAAGGTAGAAGATGTGCAGAGCATGGCGAAAGACCCGATCGTTTTTGCGATGGCAAACCCAATTCCAGAAATCGATCCAGAACTTGCAGAGCCGTACGTTCGTGTGATGGCAACGGGACGTTCGGACTATCCGAACCAAATTAATAACGTTCTTTGCTTCCCAGGCATTTTCCGCGGAGCGCTCGATTGCCGAGCGATTGAGATTAACGAGGAGATGAAGCTAGCAGCAGCGCAAGCGATTGCTTCTGTGGTGACGGACGAAGAGTTAAGCGAAACATATATTATCCCGAGTGTATTTAACAGCAAAGTAGCGGAAAGAGTGCGCGAAGCGGTCATTAAAGCGGCGTATCAAACAGGAGTGGCGCGCAAAGAAGATATTATGTTTAAATTAGAATAG